In the Corvus cornix cornix isolate S_Up_H32 chromosome 27, ASM73873v5, whole genome shotgun sequence genome, gatgggaaGTGCTCAGTGCAGAGCTACCAGCGAAGCTCTTGGTTTTTGGGATTTAGCTCATGGAATGTGCTGGCAAAGGACAGGGATGCCAAGATGTGCTTCATTTATGCAAATTGCTGACAGCGGCTCTGCTCTGGGTACCATTTGTGCCTCCACTGAGCTCCTGTGCTGTCTCTTCCTGACAGGATGCAGAAGAGACCACCCCCCAAATCCCGGAGCAGGGCCCCTCCGATGAAGCGAAGAGAGTCCAAACCCAAGCCAAGGAAAACCCCTGCCGCCCGCCGGGGCAAAGCAAAGCCCCCTCCCAAGGTCAAAACCCCTGCTAAGAAAGCcaaaccagcagctccagccatcAAGAAAGCTTCCAGTGGCAGCTCTTCCAAGAAACCAGCAGCCAGCGGGAGGAAGGAAGTGAAACCCTCGGCCAAGGGCAAATCCACCATGAGGAAATCTCTCCGggcaaaaaagtaaaatgtttccAGTGTCAGGGAATCCCATGGTCAAATCCACAATCTTGTTTTATAAGTCAACGTGCATTTGTATTTTAGTTCTGATGCTTAAAcacttctttaatttttttaaatttttttttcttgagtgaTGGGGAAAAGCTGAAAACTAAATCAAACCAACCCGAGCATTCGTTAGATCTCAATGCTGTGCCTCgtgcctgcccctcccctggaaCGAGTCATCTTTACTTTCTGCAATAATTTTAGGACTTTTCTAGGACGTCTCTAATCTGTACATTTATGGTGTTCCACGtgggttttgggggggagggttggcttttaaaacaattcttcAAAGATCTTTATATCTTTAGACAGCAGGAACAGGATGATCAGGGGAATGTGATTCTTTAAAGAGAAGGTGCCGTGGCAGAGGAGTCCTCCCTAGATCCCTGCATGCCGAGGTCCTTGGCGCTTCCGTGAGGGAGCCGTGTACATACAGCACTTGCACTGAGCCCCGAGATGCTGCTTTCCTCAGAGCCACAGGCCCAGGGGTGGCTGGTGAGTCAGATCCTCGGCGTCTCCTGAGGGTCTGGTGCCAGAGGGGCTCCAAAAGGGGCAGCTCTCGGTTAGGTGGGTGATTTGAATTAGTGTTTCCACACCACATCTGTaccttaaaaccaaaatatatcAAAGTCTTCTTGAATCCaactttcaaatgtttttaagaGATGAAAAGCCTGAGTTTGTTACCTCTTGTTTAcccttttttaaagagaagttgGAGAGCTATACAATTGCTAATGTAGAGATGTTGATAAGTGAAGAACATGCGgtttgctaaaataaaatgaaactagATTCCAGGCCTGCCTTCTGTGTCCATTCTCTCCTCaccacagcttctcctcctgGAAAGGTGGAGAGGAGGGAGTGGAGTCACCACGGATTGCTGCAGAGGCAGATCTTTGTTCAAAGCCAGCGTGATTTAGCCTGAGCCACTGCCAAGCTCTGTGGTTGGACCAACTCCtgaccttttccttccctggttTCTCTGGAGACAAAGGTGAGTGAGAAAAAAAGCTCTGTTGGAACCTCTTGCTGGTCCTCTTCTCCCCTGTCAGTGATCAGTGGGGACAAAAACCCAGCTGAAAccttctccccctgccctgctcaaCGGAGCAGCACCTGCCCTCAGAGCACGTCCCTGGCGCTGCCATGCCCAGAGCAGTGATGCCAATGGGACCTGACAGTCTCCAATGTGCTGCTGCAAAGAGCTGTGAGGAGGGGAATTACACACactgaaagggagaaaacaacTTCATtgaatttattcctttctgctgctgtcccagtgtGCTACCTCTAACTCGGAGTTTAAAAATTTCCTATAGAAATGGCCTGAATTGTTCGCATCCCTGTAAGAAGGGTACAAACAGCAGGTTAAAAATCACAGCTGATGGGAAACAGAGTGAAAGCTCTGATCAAAGAATGATCCACAGGGATGTAAAGCAATTAGAAACGTTAGTCAATAGCTTGTTCTTGAGGCTGCTTGTACCAAAGCCATGGGGTTTGTTGGCATTATGGTGAGATGAATTGGAGAAACTTCTCAGTGCTAGGATATTTATGGGGACAAGGAGTCTTCACCCAGTTGCTGGGCGTTTTTCAACCTCCCTCTTCCCAATGGCATTCCCACACCAACAATCTCATGGGTATTTGTTAAAACACTGCTCTGGATGACACAGATTTCTCACATCTGAGCAGGAACACCTTGAATTAAGGGTTGTGCCAAAACCTTGCTCATCACCAGACTCTGGCTGTGGTTTGAATTAAGTGATTGCTGCACACCAAGCCAAAACAAAAGCCACGGGGTTGGTTGTATTTAATCCAAAGGAGTGATCCTTTCTTCCCAGGAGCAGTGTCTGGGGTTGAATTGGAAAATCTTCATTGCCAGCAGAGGAAATGCCTTCTGGGGGGTTTGTGCAGGCTCTGCCACTCGCTCTTCTCCAGTCTCCGCTTCCTGGCCAGACTGGGCTCCGTTTTGTTGTCTCTTCAGCCCCATCTgtcctatttctttttcctttttttccacgGTTTCTCCAGTATCAATTGATCCTGCCATCGCAGCTCATGGTGTCTCGAAGCAGCTGGCGGTGACCCAAGGCTTCAGTGCTACTGGTCTTCAATGCTGAGGCCTTTTCCTCACACCCTCAGGATTGCTGGGGCACGAGACAGGAATTTTTGGATGCACGACCGAGGGTTAgaccccagctccttcccaaactgctgctttcccatTCCAGGAGCCAAGCtcatccctggggctgggggcagcttcGCTCTGGCTGGCCCGGAGGGTGTGAGGGAGGCTCTGGGTTACGTGGTTGCTCTGCAGTGAGGCCAGAGCCACCCCTCTCCAttcttttttccagcaaaagcaggcagcagtggggaaaaCTCCACTGGGCATGTAGAAATTGGGTGAAAAGGGTCTGAGCATCAGGGCAGGGGGTGGCGAGCGAGCAACCACGTGTGTACGTGTCAGGGTTAGAAATCGCTGCTCTGCCGGGCACGCCAGAGGAGACGGGAAAAGACGCAGAGAAAATCAGTTGCCGCCGCGTTTTCCAAAATCCCGAGCGAGCGTTCCTGCTCGCCGTCGCTTCCAAGAAACGGAGAGAACCGAGGAGGAAAATTGCGGTGATTCATCGCGGGCAGATCGGAGGCAGGAAATGGGAGTTTGCTGCCTGCCCCGTGCCCGGCGTGGGCTCGGTGGGCTCGGGCTCGCCGGGGCCTGGCTGGCGGCGAGGGCCTGACACCCACGGGTCCAGCATCCCTGCGCCGCGGCCGGAGCTGCCGGGGGAGCCACCGGCGAGGGAAAAACAACCGGCGGAGGCCgagagcaggagcagcgggAATTTTTCACCTGCGTTTCTCCGGAGCCATCCAAGCGAGAGCTGCCCGTGAGCCGGGGGGGTCCAGCGGGATGGGAGTCCCAGGGGATGCTTAGTGTCTGGTGTCACACACCACCTAAATTTTGGGGATCAGCATCCCTCCCTTGGGGACCCCCAGGGTGGCCGGTGGGCTGGGGGCTCCATTGAGAAATGAAGCGTGGGAAAAGGGGGGCGGGGCTTGGGGGCTGCCTGTCCGCGGATtggctgggggaggggggagacCCCCCAAATTGTGCCGGGAAGGAGAGGGGCCAACCTGCGCTTGTGACGGGGAGACGGCACCGCAGGCACCCTCCCCCACCATTCGGATGCGCCTGGGGCAGCcggaccccccccccccctccttttcACGCGTTTGCACCCAggcggctgcggcggggccTCTGTGACACGAGTTGCGCCGGTCTCAGCCCGGCCGAGGGCTGTGGAGCACGAGCCCCCTTTGGGTGGCTGGAGAAGGGCCCGGTGCACTCCTCCGTGGCTGCTCTGCACCAAAAAGCACCCCCAAACCTGCTGCCCCCTGGAGAGCCGCGGGGGTCTCAGTGCTGCGTGGCCCGCAGGAACTGGGATGGAGCACGGGAGGGGGAGGACGTGGGGGGACCCCAAAACCTTGCTGGAGTTCGGGATGTGGGACTGCATGCACCTCGCTTGGGGTCCAGAGTGTATGTTCTGCATTCAGGGATTGCTTAGGTTTCATTTGGGGGGTGGAATGTGGACATTGCATCCATCACGTTTGGGGTGGGGATTTGGGGACCCTCACATCACCGTCGGGATCAGGACGTGGGGGACTGCCTGCATGCTGCTTGGAATGGGGGCATGGGACCCTCGAATGGAGCTCAGGAAGAGAAGATGACCCTCACGCACCCCTTTTGTTGGGGTTGGGACACAGGGACCTTTGCCTTGGGGTCGGGGTCAGGTTGTGGGGAGCCCTGCATGGCACCTGGGCTCACAGGGGGACCCTCGTGTTGGGTCTGAGATACAGGGACCCTTTTATTGCGGCCGGGACCTGGGGACATCTGCATTGGCGTCAGGACTTGGGGAGCTCCGCGCAGGGACCGCAGCACCTCCCCAGGGCTCAGCGGGCTGGAAACAGGGGGACAGTGGGGGCAGGTTGTGtctgtcccctccctcctcGCAGGGACAGTGCCCGGGGGCAGGACCCAGGCTCCCCCTGCTTGCTCCAGCACCACCACCCTGGAGGGCTCCGGATAACCCAGATGTGGCATCGGAGTTGCTTAACCCCATCCTGACCCAGCCTTCACCCTAAACCCCGCTGCCATGAAGAAGAAGCCGGGCAATGGGCGGGGGCCGGACCCTGCGGCCCCCCAGCAGCGAGCCCGGAGCGTCACCAAGCCAGCAGAGGTGACTTACCCATGGGCGGGGTGGGGGATGGACACCCCGAGATGAGATTTGGGTGCTGCTGCACCCTCACGACCCCCCAAACCATCATCTCAGCGTGGGCCGGTTTCCCTGGGGGAGCATCGTGGGAGGCTGCTGCTGACACGGGTGGGTTTTTGCCCGTCCAGTATGTGGGATCATTCACGGTGGAGGAGCTGGACCTGCAGCAGCGAGCGGGGAGGTTGGAGGAGCAGCTGCGGACGCTGAAGGTCGGGATCTATCTACCACTGCTCCCCTCGCTGGGAAACACAGGGGACCCCAAATAATCGGGGCACCCACAGGGGCCACAGCCCAGACCCCCCAGTGCCACATCTCCCCCGACAGGACTGTCCCAGGAGGAGGTCGGTGGTGCTGAGGTTCAGCTTGCAGGGGCTGAAGGTCTACGGTGCTGATGGGGAGGtagggggctgggggggtcaAGGGGGATGGGGTGCTGGGGATCAGGGAGGCTGAGTAGGGGGCTCAGGAGTGTTGCAGGGGTGTTGGGAGGgtcagaggagctggggagggaagtCAGGGATGCCGGGAGGGGTCAGGGGTGTTGGGGGGGCAGATGGGGGGTCAGGAGTGCTGGGAGGAGGGGTCAGAGGTGCTGAGGGGGTCaggggtgctggggagctgtCAGTGTTCTGCTGGAAAGGTGCTTTGTGGGGCTGCACCTCTCTGAGCATTGCTTTTCTCTTGAAAAGCTGCTTTGTGTGTGCAAATAGGGGTGACCCTGGGGGGGCCAGGGGTGCTGGGTGCCCCTGACCCCCCTCCCGGTCCTGCAGACGCTGCTGATGGCACACGCGCTGCGCCGGATCCTGTACAGCACCTGGAGGCTCCCCGACCGCCAGTTCGCCTTCGTGGCCCGCaacccccacagcccccccagcACCCTCTTCTGCCACCTCTTCGTGGGGCTCCCGGGAGAGGTGGTGGCCCAAACCCCCCCGCACCCCCAAAACAccataattattattatttttaatatttgcacGCAGCGTCTTTCTCCTCCCGCAGGTCCAGACCCTGCACCTCTTGCTCTGCCgctctttccagctctgctaCCTCCTGGCGCACCCCGAGGAGCAGGCAGGCGAGGGGGAGCTCCCGGGGCCGGGGGTGCTGCGGGAGCCCCTCAACCCCGAGGAGGTGTCACGGAACGTCAACGCCCTCGTGTCCTTCCGGCGCCTGCCCGCGCCCGCCGGCCTTGGCCCGCTGGGCACCGGGGTaggtgcccctgccctgccctgccctgccctgccctgccctgccccgcccgGCGGCTGCTCCTTCGCACGTCTGCGGGCACGGTGCTCTCACACCTGGGATTTCCACACGGTGTTTCCTTGCTCGGCACCTTGCAGGAGTGCTTTGGCACAGCCCGTCTGTGCACGGGGTCTCGCCTGCCTTTTCTTGCACGGCCTTTCCTTcgcacagaatattctgagctggaaaggatccacaaggatcatccagctcctggtcctgcacaggacagccccgTCTCTTTCACAGCAGTCTGTGTATGGTGCTTTTAGCAGAGAGGTTTTTTGCGCGgtcttctcccaggcagctctTGCACGGCCTTCTGTCGCGTTTTGTGCAGCACGTTGTCACACCACACATTATTACCTGGTGTCTTGCATGGTGTTCCCTTGCATTTCCTCTCTGTGCAGCCTTTCTTTGCACAGTGGTGTGTGCACAGTGCTTTGCACAGCCTTTTCTCACACGGTATTTTGAGGGTCGCGTTTTGCAGGGCCCACCCTGCACAGCCCATGCCCACACGCTGCTTTGCACAGCCTGTTTTAAATGGCCTTTCCTTGAGAGCCTTTTCCTGCCTGGCATTTGGCATCGGGCAATTTGCACAGCAATTCTTTTGCACAGCGATTTTGCAGGAGGTTTTACAGTGCgtttttttccttggcattattgcacagcattttctttttcatatgtttttgaaaaactttttttacaCAGCACTATTCCTTATAACTTTTTTACATGGCACTTTTTGCAGTGGTTTGCATGGCTGTTTTGGTGTGGCATTTCTTGCAGGGTATTTTTACACagtgggttttcttctttttgcccTGTGTTTTTGCACAGCATGGTGATTTTTTCGCATGGGATTTTTCCATTGTGTTTTTCATGGCATTTCTTCTGCACATCATATTTTGCATGGTGttttttttcatggcattttCTACACTGCATTTTTTGCAGGGTGATTTTTTTGCAGGATGTTTTTTGCATGACATTTTGCACAGCATTTTTTGCACTGCATTTTCCCCACGGTGTTTtgcacaacttttttttttttttttttttttttttccccccacactgctctcttctggttttttttgcgTGGTGTTTTGCACAGCTTTTTTGCTGTTGCATACTTTGGACAGCATTTTTCCGTGTGGTGTTTCACGTGACATTCCCCACGGGAATGGCCAGAGCCCCCAGACCCCTCTCACGGCCTGTCCATCCCCCAGGACCGGCGGCCAGAGGCGGAAGGCAGAGCCTGGCGCCCGGGGAATCCCTACTGCTCGCCGGTGCTGGTGCGCAAGAAAGCCATTCGGAGCAAAGTGCTGCGCTCGGGAGCCTACCGGGACTGCGGGGGCGAGGGAcagctccaccagcacccccgCGACGCTGGTGAGTGCCgggggggaaactgaggcacggggacacacacagccccagtACCACGGGGGTTTGGCGGCGAAGAGGGGCTTAACGGGCTCCCGCAGCGGCGGCGGGATGGGAGAGCAAAGGGACGAGGAGTTTGGCCTTCCTGCCCGAAAACGAGAGCGTCCTGGCCGAGAGCGTGTGGGCCTTCGCCGGCATCGCCAGGTGAGTGCGCGAGCACCTGATCCTGGGCACGGCCAGCCCTGCGCCCaccgccggccccggccccaccgccggccccggccccaccGCCGCCTCGTCCCCAGGGACGCCGGGGTCGCGCTGCTGCGGCGGGACGTGCCCGGCGCCTTCCTCCTGCGCCCCGAGCCCGGGCTGCCCAAGCGCTGGTGCCTGTGGGTGCGGGCGCCCTGCGGCGTCGTGTCCTACGGCCTCGCCAGGACACACCAGGGCCGGTTCTGCGTGGAGGTGAGTCCGGGGCTGCTGGTGAGGGGGTGTCCGTGGATGAGGGCAGGGGGCGTTCGTTTCGGGGCTGCACCTGGGTAAGCGCATGGGATGTGTCTGCGCGTGGGTGTGAGTGCATTTGGCTCATCTGTGCGTGCCTGCACTGGTGTGCTGTGCCTTGGTGCATGGGTGCATGTATGACTGCATTTGGTGTGCCCATGCATGGATGCACTGGTGTGTACATGCATTTACTTGATGTTCTGTGTGTGCTTGGACCACCCATGCGTGGGCGCACTGGGGCTGTAAGTGCATTTGTGCCTTGATGCACTGGTGTGTGCATGCACTTGATGCACCGTGCTGGTGGTGTGCTTGTGCATGGCTGCACTGGTGCCTTGGCGCAGGGATGGGCTCAGGTGTACGGGTGTGGGTGCGCACAGGGGTGTCAGTGCGCGGGGACATCGATTCACAGGGGCCTCGGGGCACAGGTGCATCTGGGCGTGGCACACAGGTACCCCCGGGTGTGGGTGCATCCACACTTCGTTGTATAAACGCACCTGAATTTTGGGTGCACTAACGCACAGATACGCGATGCACAAGTGCACTGGTCAGGGTGCCTTTGATCTGTGGGTGTGCAGACACACGGTGCCCCAGTGCCACACGCAGAGGTGTGCACGGGTGTGTTGGACTCACGTGTTCACCTGTGCCCTGGTGCGTGGGTGCCTCGGCTCCGTGGGTACCTGCTGCACCAGGGGTGTGTGTGGTGCGTGGGTGTGCTGGCACGCGGGCACGCAGAGATTTGCTGCGCGGGCACACTCAGTTCAGGGGTGCGTGGGCACAGCCTGCACGGGGGGCtcacctctccctctcccctctctcccgACGGCAGCACTCCAACACCGAGTTCGCCAGCGTGGCCGCCCTCCTGGCCCACTACTCTGGGACACGGGGAGGCTGCTTCTGCCGCCTGGCCCCCGGCCGACGCAACCCCGGCTATGAGGAGCGGGACCCCGGTGGCGGGGCCAGCGCCGGGGCGGGGGAGGCCGCCTgggcccccgccgcccccaTCGGGGTGCAGCACGAGCGGGGGtagccccggccccgctcccgaGCACGGCTGTCCCCCAGCACCCCGAGCTTTAACTCGCTGCCGCCTGCCTTATCCCCCCCGCTGCCGCGGGCTGTCTGGCGCCTCCCGCAATAAATGGCTCTCGTGCATCCGGAGCggggctctgctggctgctcacACCCACCCCACGGCGTGACACGCCGCACACCTGTGTGCTCACGCGCGTGTGCCCGCACTCTCGGGCGCAGGCGCCCCAGGAACTCGCATTCACGCACTGCTGCAGGGGTGCGCTCACGCGAGGCTGCGCAGCCCCGTGCTCGCCCCCTCGTGCACGAGCAGGGCTCGCACCCGCGCACGGCACAGCGGGGCAGCGCTGCCATCGCCGTCACGCGCTCGCGCCCCCACGCACCTGTGCTCCCACGCATGCGCGCGCCCGTGCCCTCGCGCGCCCCTCCTTGCACACCTGTCCTCGCGCGCCCCTGCTCGCACACGTGTGCGCGCGCCCTCGCCCGCCCGCGCCAGTCACGTGACACCGCGGGCGGGGCCTCTCTCCCGGTGCGGCCCCGGTCTCTGCGGCGATCGCGTGCGCTCACTCGCGCAtgcgcggggccgccgccgccgccctcaGCCCTCCCGGCCCCTCGGGGCTCTCTGCTCGCCCTCCGGCCAGCGCGGCACCGGCAGGGTTACCTCAGGTTTTCCCTTGCTCAGTCCCCCTTGGGCGTGTCTTGGCTCCCAAAAGTTACCTGAGGGTTTCTTGCCCTTGGGTTTCCCGCCCTCAGCTTCCCCTCAGGTTTCCTCTCTGCTATAATTCCCCCTGAGACTTGTTCCCaacttccctcttttcctctgtccctccccagctctttccttctgtactttccccttttcccccagcCTCCCTGGCTCGGGGGTCCTTCCCCTGCGTCCCCCAGTGAAGGATGAGTGCTTCCCCCCCAAAATGGGTGCAGACCCCCAGGGTTAGGCGTGCAccatccccttcccagcccccgGTGCCGCCCAGTCCCGCCGAGTGAGACCGAGTGGGGCAGATCCGGGCGTGTGGGGCTGGTCTCGATGTGTGCGGTGAcctgggggggaagggggaattCTGACCCCGATGTGTGGGGCTGACCCCggtgtgtgtgtgactgaccccggtgtgtgtgtgactgacCCCGTGTGTGTGTGAGACTGACCCCGGTGTGTGCGAGGCTGACCCCGGTGTGTGCGAGGCTGACCCCGGTGTGTGAGACTGACCCCggtgtgtgtgtgactgaccccgtgtgtgtgtgtgtgactgacCCCGTGTGTGTGTGCGAGGCTGACCCCGGTGTGTGCGAGGCTGACCCCggtgtgtgtgtgactgacCCCGGTGTGTGAGACTGACCCCGGTGTGTGTGGGGCTGCCCCggtgtgtgtgtgactgacCCCGGTGTGTGTGGGGCTGACCCCGGTGTGTGTGGGGCTGCCCCGGTGTGTATGGGACTGACcccatgtgtgtgtgtgactgacCCCGGTGTGTGCGGGGCTGACCCCGGTGTGTGCGAGGCTGACCCCGGTGTGTGTGATTGACCCCGTGTGTGTGTGATTGACCCCGGTGTGTGTGAGACTGACCCCGGTGTGTGTGAGACTGACCCCGGTGTGTGTGAGACTGACCCCGTGTGTGTGTGGCGCTGCCCCGGTGTGTGTGTGAGACTGACCCCTGTGTGTGTGAGACTGACCCCGGTGTGTGTGATTGACCCCGTGTGTGTGTGGGGCTGaccccgtgtgtgtgtgtgactgaccccgtgtgtgtgtgtgactgacCCCGTGTGTGTGTGGCGCTGCCCCGGTGTGTATGGGACTGACCCCggtgtgtgtgtgactgaccccggtgtgtgtgtgactgaccccgtgtgtgtgtgtgactgacCCCGGTGTGTGTGGGGCTGACCCCGTGTGTGTGTGATTGACCCCGTGTGTGTGTGACTGACCCCggtgtgtgtgtgactgaccccggtgtgtgtgtgactgacCCCGTGTGTGTGTGATTGACCCCGTGTGTGTGTGACTGACCCCGTGTGTGTGTGACTGACCCCggtgtgtgtgtgactgaccccggtgtgtgtgtgactgacCCCGTGTGTGTGTGATTGACCCCGTGTGTGTGTGACTGACCCCGTGTGTGTGTGACTGACCCCggtgtgtgtgtgactgacCCCGGTGTGTGTGTGATTGACCCCggtgtgtgtgtgactgacCCCGGTGTGTGTGGGGCTGACCCTGGTGTGTGTGATTGaccccgtgtgtgtgtgtgattgaCCCCGGTGTGTGTGGGGCTGACCACGGTGTGTGTGGGGCTGACCACGGTGTGTGTGACTGGGGCGATGGCCATGGAGGCAGTGAAGGTGGCCATGCCCTGGGGTGCTGGGCGATCGCTGGTGTGGACAGTGGTGGGGCCGGTGCCTCCTGTGGAGCCCCCCGGGCAGTTCTTCTTCAACGGGGCGTTCAGTGAGGAGCACAGCACCAAGCACATTACAACGAGATCGCCTACCTGCTCGTGGAGGTCAGTGGGGACCCAGggcagccccacacagccaggggtgggggcagttttgggcaccacagtgAGAGaaagagctccaggagcatgTGTTCAATGCTCTCAGGCgcagggtgggattgttggggtgtccaTGCAGGGCCACGAGTTGGACtctgatccttgtgggtcccttccaactgaggATATTCTGTGAACACATAGCCTGAGACATGGGCTGAGGAGTTTTACAGGTGATCCCTAAATGCAGCAGGATCCACTTGATCTTCCCCacactggaaggtgtccctgcccatggcagggtggtggaatgagatgaactttaaggttcctcccaacccaaacctcaGCCTTGCTTAGACTGGCAAAATGAGAGGGGATCCATTTGTTTCCTTGTTAACAGATgagcacagaaaacagctgtGGTGAGAAATGAACCTGTTAAGCAAAAAAAGACCAAcctccctccccaaaaaaaaggtttttttagaAGAAGTAACATGGATTAAATGGCTCATGATGGTTTTAAGATGGAAGTTTCTGATCATGAGAACAAGCAGGGCTAGAAACAGAAGATACTAGATTAAtaggttctttttttcttatttaaaccTTAAGAAATCcaattattttctgttcctaCCACACTTCTCTGAAATAGGGACAAGTGACAGTGAGCAGCTTGCCAATCAAAACTTACTCAAAACTAGAGACCATCCCTTTGGCCACCCTACAACCAACTATTGTTGTAGTTGTCTGTTTCAATCTCATAAGATTTTGTGCCCtatgacaaaaatattctggttttctaAGTGTTGGTGTTGTCAACTGCTTTTCAACAGCTGCATTGCTTCAAGATTCCCagtttaaagagaaaaacattgatTTATATGCTAATTTTGTAATTACTATATTCTGATGGTGTGTGGAGATTAAGCAGCTGTTTGATGTTTACTTCCagctctttctttaaaataccttttagGGGGTGGGAATGACTCTGGACAATGTATTTCCAGTTAGGCAAAGATGATGGTagttttcttgggttttttccccatttccagGGTGTCACAGAAGGCTACAATGGCACCATCTTTGCCTGTGGCCAGAGTGGCAGTGGGAAGTCATTCACCATGCAGGGAGTTGTGGATCCTTCCTCACAGAAAGGGATCCTTCCCAGGGCATTTGAACACATCTTTGAGAGCACACAGGTGGGTGTGAAAGAAATCCTGTCGGTAAGTTTTTACTAGAAAGACTTTTTTGGTGTCCTATCTCAAGAAGTGAGTGCTGATGGCACATGAAGTGTGAATAGGGACAGGTTTGGGGTGCACTGCTTCTCATCCTTAAGCTGAGGCCTGTCCACAGTCAGATGAACTGCACCCTTATCCCAGACGACATTATGGACTTGAGGTGTGGAAGGACCAAAAGTCCCTTGCAGTGTTGAGTGGTTCCAGCTGGATTGAATTGCCAGGGGAGATTGGATGGGGTGCTGATGGGTGGTGGGCACCCAGCTGTGGGAGGGGCTCTGTGGGCTGCCCGTGCTGTGCAGCCTCTCCCCAAATCCTCCCTGTGTTGTGCAGTGTGCTGAACATGCCAAGCTCTGGCTGAGAGCCTCCTACCTGGAGATCTACAGTGAGGACATACGAGACCTTCTAGGAGCTGACACCAAGCAGAAGCTGGAGGTGAGGTGGACTCATGGTGTCTtaattaagtgctttaattagCTCAGATAGGTGTTACCATGACTTACAGAAGTGCAGCAATGGTCTCTGTCAGAAGCTTGAGTGCCAGAATATGAAGTTATGTGAGGAATATGGAAGCTAAGAGGGGCTTTTGAGGGACTTCAGTGAAAGTTTAGGAACAGCATGCAGCTGGAGACGTGTGTGGTGTATCCCACATGATAGTGGCTGGTAGctcagcagcagttctgtgaaAGTCCCTTACTGGACAAGGATGGAATAAAGTGCCCATGGGGCAGtttcttcctcatcctcttcaTCTCATGCTTGTCTCTAAAGCAGGAGAATTCTGGGCCTTATAAATGTTAAATCTGATCCAGTGGAGCCATGGATGATCTCTTTAGCTGCCTAAACCAAAAAGGCTGATCCATTTTGAGGGGCCACAGCACGTATTACTCCCCATGGGAACACATGTGAAGTTTACAGGACCACAGGAGGGTAAACTCTCCTGAAATCCTAATCAGGGGGGCTGATCTTTATAACATTTACCTCTTGGTGGCTTTGCAGATCTTTTTGTATGTGTTCCTGGAGGGAGCTAGAAATCTCCTGTCCCAATTTGCTTCCTTGCAGGACTGCACTGGTAAATAAAACCAA is a window encoding:
- the SH2D5 gene encoding SH2 domain-containing protein 5 isoform X1, whose translation is MKKKPGNGRGPDPAAPQQRARSVTKPAEYVGSFTVEELDLQQRAGRLEEQLRTLKDCPRRRSVVLRFSLQGLKVYGADGETLLMAHALRRILYSTWRLPDRQFAFVARNPHSPPSTLFCHLFVGLPGEVQTLHLLLCRSFQLCYLLAHPEEQAGEGELPGPGVLREPLNPEEVSRNVNALVSFRRLPAPAGLGPLGTGDRRPEAEGRAWRPGNPYCSPVLVRKKAIRSKVLRSGAYRDCGGEGQLHQHPRDAAAAGWESKGTRSLAFLPENESVLAESVWAFAGIARDAGVALLRRDVPGAFLLRPEPGLPKRWCLWVRAPCGVVSYGLARTHQGRFCVEHSNTEFASVAALLAHYSGTRGGCFCRLAPGRRNPGYEERDPGGGASAGAGEAAWAPAAPIGVQHERG
- the SH2D5 gene encoding SH2 domain-containing protein 5 isoform X2 codes for the protein MKKKPGNGRGPDPAAPQQRARSVTKPAEYVGSFTVEELDLQQRAGRLEEQLRTLKDCPRRRSVVLRFSLQGLKVYGADGETLLMAHALRRILYSTWRLPDRQFAFVARNPHSPPSTLFCHLFVGLPGERLSPPAGPDPAPLALPLFPALLPPGAPRGAGRRGGAPGAGGAAGAPQPRGGVTERQRPRVLPAPARARRPWPAGHRGPAARGGRQSLAPGESLLLAGAGAQESHSEQSAALGSLPGLRGRGTAPPAPPRRCGGGMGEQRDEEFGLPARKRERPGRERVGLRRHRQGRRGRAAAAGRARRLPPAPRARAAQALVPVGAGALRRRVLRPRQDTPGPVLRGALQHRVRQRGRPPGPLLWDTGRLLLPPGPRPTQPRL